In Pleurocapsa sp. PCC 7319, the following are encoded in one genomic region:
- a CDS encoding LysR family transcriptional regulator, whose product MDKFASMRAFTQVVKSGGFAAAGRTMGVSRSTVNKLVINLEDELNVQLLQRSTRQVNPTPTGLVYYERCVNILAEVAAAEVAVSQLQTEPKGILKINAPMSFGTLYLGKAIADFMAQYPELQVQLTLDDRFIDPLAEGYDLTIRIGQPETAPSLVSQAIAPTPRVLCAAHSYLEKYGVPQHPTDLSEHSCLHYGHIVTGNRWLLLGNEQEYQITVNGVLCSNNGEVLKDAAVKGLGIALLPIFIIKQELETEKLVVILTDYQPPEINLCLVYPLNRHLNTKIRLFTQFFQQRFGDEISFS is encoded by the coding sequence ATGGATAAATTTGCTAGTATGCGAGCCTTTACTCAGGTAGTAAAGTCAGGGGGATTTGCTGCCGCTGGTAGAACCATGGGAGTATCAAGATCGACAGTTAACAAGTTGGTGATTAATTTAGAAGATGAATTAAACGTACAGCTATTGCAACGTAGCACTCGTCAAGTTAATCCCACGCCAACAGGATTAGTTTATTATGAGCGATGCGTTAATATTTTGGCAGAAGTTGCCGCAGCAGAGGTTGCCGTATCCCAGTTACAAACTGAACCCAAAGGAATACTCAAGATCAATGCCCCGATGTCGTTCGGAACATTATATTTAGGCAAGGCGATCGCCGATTTTATGGCTCAATACCCGGAATTACAGGTTCAGCTAACCCTAGATGATCGCTTTATCGATCCTCTGGCGGAAGGATACGATCTGACTATTAGGATTGGTCAACCAGAAACAGCACCGAGTTTAGTTTCTCAGGCGATCGCACCTACACCAAGAGTTCTTTGTGCTGCTCATAGCTATCTGGAAAAATACGGTGTTCCTCAACATCCTACGGATCTTAGTGAGCATTCCTGTTTACATTACGGACATATAGTGACAGGAAACCGATGGCTACTCTTGGGTAATGAACAAGAATATCAGATAACTGTCAATGGAGTGCTTTGTTCTAACAATGGTGAAGTTTTAAAAGATGCTGCTGTCAAAGGTTTAGGTATTGCCCTATTACCGATCTTTATTATCAAACAAGAACTGGAAACAGAAAAGCTCGTGGTGATTCTGACCGACTATCAGCCTCCAGAGATTAATCTTTGTCTTGTTTATCCTCTAAATCGGCATCTGAACACTAAGATCAGACTATTCACTCAGTTTTTCCAGCAAAGATTTGGCGATGAAATCAGTTTCAGCTAG
- the opcA gene encoding glucose-6-phosphate dehydrogenase assembly protein OpcA yields the protein MVSPIVSLQAPKDVSIDEIEAELRSLWQSQGSEEDGAAVTRAATFSLIVYEPDGTQQLLASLGFYTGPIDGIAGPRTKAAIKAAQKAYNMEATGKSDNTLLKQLQTEFVKAKAEDKLTSENKTAAINYSPDSEGATADAIAAANPCRIVTLCPILGEDTGVKAQVSAYCPINKQTKNTLVCCEYITLSGTAEALERIGGIIAALAIPDLPKFVWWKATPTPEHPLFKRLVSSSDTVIFDSSSFVHPEADLKSLAELLQQDTALADINWRRLAPWQELTAAAFDPPERRAEIYEVDQVTIDYELGNQSQALMFLGWLASRLKWTPLEYHWEGGDYDIRRVKFTDDKQRDIHAELAGIPTADWGDIPGDLVSLRLNSTNLDADCCTVLCSSTSGCMKMEAGGGAQSCYIEEVTPLSDQKTENLLAQQLQRWGREMLFEESMTITSQILQLLK from the coding sequence ATGGTTTCTCCAATAGTATCTTTACAAGCACCCAAAGACGTATCTATCGACGAAATTGAAGCCGAATTGCGATCGCTTTGGCAGTCTCAAGGTTCAGAGGAAGATGGTGCAGCTGTCACTAGAGCAGCCACCTTTAGCTTAATTGTTTATGAGCCAGATGGTACCCAACAGCTATTAGCTTCCTTGGGGTTTTATACTGGTCCTATTGACGGTATTGCTGGACCCAGAACCAAAGCGGCGATTAAGGCAGCTCAAAAAGCCTATAATATGGAAGCTACGGGTAAATCTGATAATACACTGCTCAAGCAATTGCAAACAGAATTTGTTAAAGCCAAGGCAGAAGACAAACTAACTTCTGAAAATAAAACAGCGGCGATTAATTACAGTCCAGATTCAGAAGGAGCTACCGCAGATGCGATCGCAGCTGCTAATCCTTGTCGGATTGTTACTCTCTGTCCGATTTTAGGAGAAGATACAGGGGTTAAAGCTCAAGTATCAGCCTATTGCCCAATTAACAAACAAACTAAAAACACTCTAGTCTGCTGTGAGTACATTACCCTTAGCGGTACTGCCGAAGCCTTAGAAAGAATTGGTGGTATTATCGCCGCCCTAGCGATCCCCGATCTGCCTAAGTTTGTCTGGTGGAAAGCGACTCCTACCCCCGAGCATCCCTTATTTAAACGCTTGGTATCTTCCAGCGATACAGTTATTTTTGATTCTAGTAGCTTTGTTCACCCCGAAGCCGATCTAAAATCCTTAGCTGAATTACTTCAGCAAGATACCGCCCTAGCTGATATTAATTGGCGTAGACTAGCTCCCTGGCAAGAATTAACTGCTGCTGCATTTGACCCTCCAGAAAGAAGAGCAGAAATTTATGAAGTCGATCAAGTCACAATTGATTATGAATTGGGTAATCAGTCTCAAGCTTTAATGTTCTTGGGCTGGTTAGCAAGTCGTCTCAAGTGGACTCCTCTAGAATATCACTGGGAAGGAGGAGACTATGATATTCGCAGGGTTAAATTTACTGATGACAAGCAACGAGATATTCACGCCGAATTAGCGGGTATTCCCACAGCTGACTGGGGAGATATCCCTGGAGATTTAGTCAGTTTACGTTTGAATTCTACTAATTTAGATGCCGACTGTTGTACCGTTTTATGTTCCAGCACTTCAGGTTGTATGAAAATGGAAGCTGGCGGAGGAGCGCAATCCTGTTACATCGAAGAAGTAACACCTTTATCCGATCAGAAAACCGAGAATTTACTGGCTCAACAACTACAACGGTGGGGTCGGGAAATGTTATTTGAAGAGAGTATGACAATTACTTCCCAGATCTTACAATTGTTGAAGTAA
- a CDS encoding tetratricopeptide repeat protein: protein MPKLNWLISLIACAGISSISLPVRGQAVLPYIPKLDSEKLESQGLQLLQDAVQLIRFQQYELALPRAELATQLAPSNYEVWFILGSLYIQQENLDKGIKVLEKAETLAPEQEGILFTLGNAYFQKGNYDVAKDKLEAGLEIEQNSPEALFDLGNTYLKLSEPDQAIEAYEKAFAQESTFWPALNNVGLVEYEQGDHEEAIEKWQSVIEVDGEQAEPQLALAVALFTQGEVNKGIELGKAALAIDNRYADIQFLEDNLWGERLIEDTRKFLSNPQIQEIVSTSQKSPSEVEPELPPSP, encoded by the coding sequence GTGCCTAAACTTAACTGGTTGATTTCTTTGATAGCTTGTGCTGGCATTTCTAGTATATCTTTGCCAGTTAGGGGACAAGCTGTACTTCCATACATACCTAAATTAGACTCAGAAAAGCTAGAGTCACAAGGACTGCAGCTGCTTCAAGATGCCGTACAGCTTATTCGCTTTCAGCAGTATGAATTGGCATTACCTCGAGCAGAACTTGCAACTCAGCTTGCTCCTTCTAACTATGAAGTTTGGTTTATTTTAGGTAGCCTTTATATTCAGCAGGAAAATTTAGATAAAGGGATTAAGGTATTAGAAAAAGCTGAAACTCTAGCACCAGAACAAGAAGGTATTTTGTTTACCTTAGGCAATGCCTATTTTCAGAAGGGTAATTATGATGTTGCCAAAGATAAGCTTGAGGCAGGGCTAGAAATAGAACAGAATTCTCCTGAAGCTCTCTTCGATCTGGGTAATACTTATCTAAAATTATCTGAACCCGATCAAGCGATCGAAGCTTACGAAAAAGCTTTTGCTCAAGAGTCTACATTTTGGCCAGCATTAAATAATGTGGGGTTAGTTGAATACGAACAGGGCGATCATGAAGAGGCAATTGAAAAATGGCAATCTGTAATTGAAGTTGATGGAGAACAAGCTGAACCTCAATTAGCTTTAGCAGTTGCTTTGTTTACCCAAGGAGAAGTTAATAAAGGTATTGAATTAGGCAAAGCGGCTTTGGCGATCGATAATCGCTATGCTGACATTCAGTTTCTGGAGGATAATCTCTGGGGAGAACGTTTAATTGAAGATACCCGTAAGTTTTTAAGTAACCCTCAAATACAAGAAATAGTATCTACTTCCCAGAAATCACCCTCCGAAGTGGAACCAGAACTGCCACCCAGTCCTTAA
- a CDS encoding pirin family protein — protein MITIRPRDERGVANFGWLDSRHTFSFGSYYDPQHMGFASLRVINEDKVIPAKGFGTHGHQDMEIISYVLSGELEHRDSMGNGSVIRPGDVQRMSAGTGVRHSEFNASATDPVHFLQIWIMPDQKGLEPSYEEKHYPPETKQGQLKLVGSRDGRENSVIIHQDAELYIVSLSKGDRASHQLKDDRVAWLQIAKGSVLLNDQLLEAGDGAAITDETQIVITGSSQDSEILLFDLAN, from the coding sequence ATGATTACAATTCGTCCCCGAGATGAAAGAGGCGTAGCCAACTTTGGTTGGCTGGACAGCAGACACACCTTTTCATTTGGTAGTTATTACGATCCTCAACACATGGGTTTTGCCAGTCTGCGCGTGATAAATGAAGATAAAGTTATACCTGCTAAAGGCTTTGGTACTCATGGACATCAAGATATGGAAATTATTTCCTATGTCCTATCGGGAGAATTAGAGCATCGGGATAGCATGGGGAATGGCTCAGTAATTCGCCCTGGGGATGTGCAAAGAATGTCCGCAGGAACAGGAGTTAGACATAGCGAATTTAACGCTTCAGCGACGGATCCAGTTCATTTCTTACAAATCTGGATTATGCCAGACCAAAAAGGACTCGAACCCAGTTACGAAGAGAAGCATTATCCTCCTGAGACAAAACAAGGACAGTTGAAATTAGTTGGCTCAAGAGATGGGAGAGAAAATTCGGTGATAATTCATCAAGATGCTGAACTGTATATTGTCTCTTTGTCCAAAGGCGATCGCGCAAGTCACCAGCTCAAAGACGATCGCGTTGCCTGGCTACAGATAGCTAAAGGATCGGTTTTACTCAACGACCAGCTACTTGAGGCTGGAGACGGAGCTGCAATCACTGATGAAACTCAAATTGTAATTACGGGAAGTAGCCAAGATAGCGAAATTTTGCTGTTTGATTTGGCAAATTGA